In Aedes albopictus strain Foshan chromosome 3, AalbF5, whole genome shotgun sequence, the following are encoded in one genomic region:
- the LOC109414571 gene encoding probable cytochrome P450 28d1: MLITVGLALTAFAVLYLYLTWHFDFWRKQNVPGPDPLPLVGNFPAFFRRNRPVMEEKYQIYKDYSPKYNFVGIFTNRLPQIFVTSPALARDILVKYFKNFHDNEIGLITNKELDPLFGRNPFVMRGAAWKAKRAEITPAFTASRIKALYASVESVCAQMTKYVKEHAGSPMDMKELGDKFTTDVVSSCIFGADAQSFIHHDAEIRDMGSKLMDSSLSFALKMAIMTVLPNVAKLAKMSLVSKPREKFFINLMAEAIRHREESSEKRLDFLDYLTTLKHEKNITELDMAAHGVTFFLDGNETSSATLSLNIYELAKQPAIQQRLREELLNATNEDGTISYETLSELPFLEQVFSEGLRLWPPVTFMSKVCTDPIELDLTSTRKVPIERGTCAIISNWSLHRDPQFYEDPLTFNPDRFAPEKGGIFPYKEKGCYMPFGDGPRQCLGMRFGRMQVKRGIYELLRNFEVSVAPCTSDPLKIVSSPAISLGLRGIWLNFKPIAA; this comes from the exons ATGCTCATCACAGTGGGATTGGCATTGACGGCTTTCGCCGTTCTGTATCTGTACCTAACGTGGCACTTTGACTTCTGGAGAAAGCAAAATGTTCCGGGACCGGATCCGCTGCCACTGGTTGGGAACTTCCCGGCGTTCTTCCGGAGGAACCGACCGGTGATGGAAGAGAAGTATCAGATTTACAA GGACTACAGCCCCAAGTACAACTTTGTGGGAATCTTCACCAACCGATTGCCGCAGATCTTCGTTACATCGCCGGCCTTGGCGAGAGATATCTTGGTGAAGTATTTCAAGAACTTCCATGACAATGAAATTGGGCTGATTACCAATAAAGAACTGGATCCACTGTTCGGGAGGAACCCGTTCGTAATGCGAGGAGCTGCGTGGAAAGCGAAACGAGCGGAGATCACTCCTGCGTTTACCGCCTCTAGG ATCAAAGCTCTGTACGCGTCCGTGGAAAGTGTGTGCGCTCAGATGACCAAATACGTTAAGGAGCATGCCGGGTCACCGATGGATATGAAAGAACTCGGAGACAAGTTCACCACCGATGTCGTATCCAGCTGTATCTTTGGAGCAGATGCTCAGTCCTTCATTCACCATGACGCCGAAATCCGGGACATGGGAAGCAAATTGATGGACTCATCGCTATCGTTTGCACTGAAGATGGCCATCATGACTGTCCTTCCAAATGTGGCCAAGCTCGCTAAAATGAGTTTGGTTTCCAAGCCCAGGGAGAAATTCTTCATCAATCTGATGGCTGAAGCAATTCGTCACCGAGAAGAAAGCTCTGAAAAGCGTCTGGACTTTCTGGATTACTTGACTACTCTAAAACACGAGAAGAACATTACCGAGCTGGACATGGCTGCTCATGGTGTTACCTTCTTCCTAGATGGAAACGAGACCTCTAGTGCCACCCTTTCCCTCAACATATACGAACTGGCTAAACAGCCCGCCATCCAACAACGCCTCAGAGAAGAACTCCTCAACGCAACCAACGAAGATGGCACCATTTCCTACGAAACCCTCTCGGAGCTACCGTTCCTCGAACAAGTCTTCAGCGAAGGACTCCGCCTCTGGCCGCCGGTAACCTTCATGTCCAAGGTATGCACCGATCCCATCGAGCTGGACCTAACGTCAACCCGCAAGGTGCCCATCGAGCGTGGAACGTGTGCCATCATAAGCAACTGGTCCCTACATCGAGATCCGCAGTTCTACGAGGATCCGCTCACGTTCAACCCGGATCGTTTCGCTCCGGAAAAGGGaggtattttcccatacaaggaAAAGGGTTGCTACATGCCGTTTGGTGATGGACCTCGACAGTGTCTGGGGATGCGCTTTGGACGAATGCAGGTCAAACGGGGTATCTACGAACTGTTGCGTAACTTTGAAGTGTCGGTTGCTCCTTGTACCAGTGATCCGCTGAAAATCGTTTCTTCGCCGGCCATTTCGCTGGGTTTGAGAGGGATTTGGttgaattttaaaccgattgcTGCATAG